The following are encoded together in the Mammaliicoccus vitulinus genome:
- a CDS encoding TetR/AcrR family transcriptional regulator produces MKKHARQLITSNMVYLLEHYHFDEITIKMLCAECGINRSTFYAHFKDKYETYEEIKRFHMTNYETLMDNIEQSITDNPDDKRKYVKQYFTNVFYYIARHQRFFTSVFVVHPEKELIISFIKLIKFRFEKLIRSISTLQDINFFLDYTVGGQIASIYRWLKNGCEETPEKMADIMYRNIIKINR; encoded by the coding sequence ATGAAAAAACATGCTAGACAATTAATAACGAGTAACATGGTTTACTTATTAGAACATTATCATTTTGATGAAATCACTATAAAAATGTTATGTGCTGAATGTGGCATTAACCGTTCAACATTTTATGCACACTTTAAAGATAAATATGAAACGTATGAAGAAATTAAAAGATTCCATATGACGAACTATGAAACTTTAATGGATAATATTGAACAATCTATAACAGATAATCCTGATGACAAACGAAAATACGTTAAACAGTATTTCACAAATGTATTTTATTACATTGCAAGACATCAAAGATTTTTTACAAGCGTATTCGTCGTACATCCTGAGAAAGAATTGATTATTAGTTTTATTAAACTCATAAAGTTTAGATTTGAGAAGTTGATTCGCAGTATAAGTACACTTCAAGATATAAACTTCTTCCTTGATTACACAGTTGGTGGACAAATTGCATCTATTTATAGATGGTTAAAAAATGGTTGTGAAGAAACACCAGAAAAAATGGCTGACATTATGTATCGCAATATTATTAAAATTAATAGATAA
- a CDS encoding 5-methyltetrahydropteroyltriglutamate--homocysteine S-methyltransferase — translation MTEQLRPFRADHVGSLLRTEPLKKARQQYSEGAISEAELRKIEDQEIDQIIEKQLEVGLKSITDGEFRRSYWHFDFLENLTGIEDYVPEIGLTFNGVETKKHNVRVAGKVEFNPEHPHFEHFTYLHKQVNGRAMSKVSIPSPNQLFHPNILNHDIYPDINEYAKDVSEAYRQSILKFYDLGCRYLQIDDVYWAGLAATKQLIKNRERTEDEKAEAIKLAAKVVNDALADLPEDLLITTHICRGNYQSSWAITGGYEPIAKELFTEKLQGFFLEYDDNRSGDFEPLRHFNRDDAYIVLGLFTSKTGELENKQNILDRLDEARKYVSKDQICLSPQCGFASTEEGNILSEEDQWRKLSYVIETAKEVYGEL, via the coding sequence TTGACTGAGCAATTAAGACCTTTCCGCGCTGATCATGTCGGAAGTTTATTAAGAACTGAACCATTAAAAAAAGCACGTCAACAATATTCAGAAGGTGCTATATCTGAAGCTGAATTACGAAAAATTGAAGATCAAGAAATTGATCAAATCATTGAAAAACAATTAGAAGTCGGATTAAAAAGTATAACTGACGGTGAATTCAGACGTTCTTATTGGCATTTTGATTTCTTAGAAAATTTAACTGGTATTGAAGATTACGTACCAGAAATTGGTCTTACGTTTAATGGTGTTGAAACTAAAAAACACAATGTAAGAGTAGCTGGAAAAGTTGAATTTAATCCAGAACATCCACATTTCGAGCATTTTACTTATTTACATAAACAAGTAAATGGTAGAGCTATGAGTAAAGTTTCTATCCCGAGCCCTAACCAGTTATTCCATCCAAACATATTAAATCATGATATTTATCCAGATATTAACGAATATGCTAAAGATGTATCAGAAGCTTACCGCCAATCTATACTTAAATTTTATGACTTAGGATGTCGCTATTTACAAATTGATGATGTTTATTGGGCTGGATTAGCAGCAACAAAACAATTAATTAAAAATAGAGAACGTACTGAAGATGAAAAAGCAGAAGCTATTAAATTAGCTGCAAAGGTCGTGAATGACGCTTTAGCAGACTTGCCAGAAGATTTACTGATTACTACACATATTTGTCGTGGTAACTATCAATCCTCATGGGCCATCACAGGTGGGTACGAACCAATCGCTAAAGAACTATTTACAGAAAAATTACAAGGCTTCTTCTTAGAGTATGATGATAATCGTTCAGGCGATTTCGAACCTTTAAGACATTTCAATAGAGATGATGCTTATATTGTATTAGGTCTTTTTACATCGAAGACTGGAGAACTAGAAAACAAACAAAACATTTTAGACAGATTAGATGAAGCTAGAAAATACGTTTCAAAAGATCAAATATGTCTAAGTCCACAATGTGGTTTTGCTTCAACAGAAGAAGGTAATATTTTATCTGAAGAAGATCAATGGCGTAAATTATCTTACGTGATCGAAACGGCAAAAGAAGTATATGGTGAGCTATAA
- a CDS encoding Bax inhibitor-1/YccA family protein, translated as MSYEHNYGSYEAADTHGSAIRKTWLYFLYYWVIFGIGTYLGQFVPPALQLPITIGLFVLIMISLFVKSSRKFGGLISNVFAFLIGVLSYTSFMYYLGALGTQAFYGNIALAIGAFAAFGILGYFMIDDASGLGKYLFVTLIALIFASLLGLFINNPIFHTVLSVIGIGLFLLYTVYDFNRMKLGNFSPREMGFNLFINLLNIIMHILRLASIIKD; from the coding sequence ATGAGTTATGAACATAATTATGGATCTTATGAAGCTGCTGATACACATGGTTCAGCAATTAGAAAAACGTGGCTTTATTTCTTATATTATTGGGTTATTTTTGGGATTGGAACATATTTAGGTCAATTTGTACCACCTGCTCTTCAACTTCCAATTACGATAGGATTATTTGTACTTATAATGATTTCACTATTTGTAAAATCATCTAGAAAATTTGGTGGTCTTATATCTAATGTGTTTGCATTCTTAATTGGTGTACTATCATATACATCGTTTATGTATTATTTAGGTGCATTAGGCACGCAAGCATTTTATGGAAATATAGCGTTAGCTATTGGTGCATTCGCAGCGTTCGGAATTTTAGGCTATTTCATGATTGATGATGCATCAGGTTTAGGTAAATATTTATTCGTTACATTAATAGCACTTATTTTCGCAAGTTTATTAGGATTATTTATAAATAACCCAATCTTTCATACCGTATTATCAGTAATCGGTATAGGTTTATTCTTGTTATATACAGTTTATGACTTTAACCGTATGAAACTCGGTAATTTCTCTCCAAGAGAAATGGGCTTTAATTTATTTATAAATCTACTGAATATTATTATGCACATATTAAGACTTGCAAGTATTATTAAAGATTAA
- a CDS encoding HlyD family secretion protein, which translates to MKKIVLVNVITIVILVAIGLVGFHYYSEATDYVKTENAKVDGEQIKIASPVSGNLNSFDAEEGKTFDKGDKIGEVAGKGEDGESQNMDIKAPSKSTIVKTSATENNLVQAGSPIAYAYNFDDLYVTANIDDTDVEDVERGQAVDVYIDGQEASVKGKVSQVGLATASSFSLMPSSNSNGNYTKVTQVVPVKITFDSKPSTNVVPGMNVEVRIHKN; encoded by the coding sequence ATGAAAAAAATCGTGCTTGTAAATGTTATTACTATAGTGATTTTAGTGGCTATCGGCCTAGTAGGATTCCACTATTATAGTGAAGCGACAGATTATGTAAAAACAGAAAACGCAAAAGTTGACGGTGAGCAAATTAAAATTGCGAGCCCAGTATCAGGTAATTTAAACAGCTTTGATGCTGAAGAAGGAAAAACATTCGATAAAGGCGATAAAATTGGCGAGGTAGCTGGTAAAGGTGAAGATGGCGAATCTCAAAATATGGATATCAAAGCACCTTCAAAAAGTACAATCGTCAAAACTTCAGCAACAGAAAATAATTTAGTTCAAGCTGGATCACCAATCGCTTATGCATATAACTTTGATGATTTATATGTAACAGCAAACATTGATGATACAGATGTTGAAGATGTAGAAAGAGGACAAGCTGTTGACGTTTATATCGATGGCCAAGAAGCTAGTGTTAAAGGTAAAGTGTCTCAAGTTGGATTAGCAACTGCATCAAGTTTCTCATTGATGCCTTCATCAAATAGTAATGGAAACTATACAAAAGTGACGCAAGTTGTTCCAGTGAAAATCACATTTGATTCTAAGCCATCAACAAATGTTGTTCCAGGAATGAATGTTGAAGTTCGAATCCACAAGAATTAA
- a CDS encoding YebC/PmpR family DNA-binding transcriptional regulator, which produces MGRKWNNIKEKKAQKDKNTSRIYAKFGREIYMAAKSGEPDPESNQNLKFVLEKAKTYSVPKHIIDRAIEKAKGGSEENYDELRYEGFGPSGTMLIVDALTNNVNRTASDVRAAFGKNGGNMGVSGSVAYMFNHTAVFAFKEKSSDEIFELLLEEDLDVRDVIEEEELTIVYAEPEQFAQVQNVLKENGVEDFEVAELSMLAQSEVTLSEEDQDTFEKLVDALEDLEDVQQVFHNVDL; this is translated from the coding sequence ATGGGACGTAAATGGAATAATATTAAGGAAAAGAAAGCCCAAAAAGATAAAAATACAAGTAGAATTTATGCGAAATTTGGCCGTGAAATATATATGGCAGCAAAATCAGGTGAACCAGATCCTGAATCAAACCAAAACCTTAAATTTGTATTAGAAAAAGCTAAAACTTATTCTGTTCCAAAACATATTATAGATAGAGCCATCGAAAAAGCAAAAGGTGGATCAGAAGAGAACTACGATGAATTAAGATACGAAGGTTTTGGACCAAGCGGTACAATGTTAATTGTTGATGCGTTAACAAACAATGTTAACCGTACAGCTAGTGATGTTCGTGCAGCATTCGGTAAGAATGGTGGGAATATGGGTGTATCTGGATCTGTAGCATACATGTTTAATCACACAGCAGTATTTGCATTCAAAGAAAAATCATCTGATGAAATTTTTGAGCTTTTATTAGAAGAAGATTTAGATGTTAGAGATGTTATTGAAGAAGAAGAATTAACGATTGTATACGCTGAGCCTGAGCAATTTGCACAAGTTCAAAATGTTCTTAAAGAGAATGGTGTAGAAGATTTTGAAGTTGCGGAACTTTCAATGTTAGCTCAGTCAGAAGTTACTTTATCAGAAGAAGATCAAGATACTTTTGAAAAATTAGTAGATGCTCTTGAAGATTTAGAAGATGTTCAACAAGTATTTCATAATGTAGATTTGTAA
- a CDS encoding phospholipase D-like domain-containing protein: MANKTKKITKKKRPPVKNKNQKKKHPKKKHKFQKKYLLWLAYILLAFVIAVSIFHVFKILPHGVSKTSSETKTEHVELLTDVTYKSGDEMNYDQEIFEKVNETINEANDFIIMDMFLFNSYKTGDKTYPDIANRLTQSLIAKKQENPNMRIIVITDPLNSFYGSYTPENIKDLKEYNIDVQYTDLNKLRDSNPIYSGTYRTFFQWFGNSENGKLSNPISSEAPDVTVRGYLGILNMKANHRKTLVTEKHGMVLSSNPHDSSGYHQNVGVRVTGPIQNALIKSELAVANMSGAQYSASDFKINHNSWRDDATYSVQLATEGKIKEQIIKNIKKTQSKDRISIGMFYLSDRDVINELIKASKRNVKIKLILDINKEAFGKEKPGVPNKPVASELVNRSKGNIKVKWALSNGEQYHSKYLLFEQNENKNATMILGSSNLTRRNMGDYNLESDIIIKGKQTDEAFAKLSRTFNDAWDNKEHTMTAQYDDFKDESLWKRVMYRIQEKTGLSSF; the protein is encoded by the coding sequence TTGGCTAATAAAACTAAAAAAATTACAAAAAAGAAGCGTCCACCTGTAAAAAATAAAAATCAGAAAAAGAAACATCCAAAAAAGAAGCATAAATTTCAAAAGAAGTATTTATTATGGCTTGCATACATATTATTAGCATTTGTTATAGCGGTAAGTATTTTCCACGTGTTTAAAATTTTACCTCACGGCGTTTCAAAAACAAGTTCTGAAACTAAGACTGAGCATGTAGAATTATTAACGGATGTTACTTATAAATCCGGAGACGAAATGAATTATGATCAAGAAATATTTGAAAAAGTTAATGAAACGATAAATGAAGCGAATGACTTTATTATTATGGACATGTTCTTATTTAATAGTTATAAAACGGGAGATAAAACTTATCCAGACATAGCGAATCGACTCACACAGTCTTTAATTGCTAAAAAGCAAGAGAATCCAAACATGAGAATTATTGTGATAACTGACCCACTTAATTCATTTTACGGTTCTTATACGCCAGAAAATATTAAAGATTTAAAAGAATATAATATAGATGTTCAATATACAGATTTAAATAAATTAAGAGATTCGAATCCAATTTATTCTGGTACATATAGAACATTCTTTCAATGGTTTGGGAATAGTGAAAACGGCAAGTTAAGCAACCCGATAAGTAGTGAAGCACCAGATGTTACAGTAAGAGGATATTTGGGGATTTTAAATATGAAAGCAAATCATAGAAAAACGCTTGTGACAGAAAAACACGGTATGGTGCTTTCAAGTAATCCACATGACTCAAGTGGCTATCATCAAAATGTCGGTGTAAGAGTAACAGGACCTATCCAAAATGCGTTGATTAAATCTGAATTAGCAGTAGCCAATATGAGTGGTGCACAGTATTCGGCCAGCGATTTTAAAATTAATCATAATAGTTGGCGTGATGATGCTACTTATTCAGTGCAACTGGCAACAGAAGGAAAAATTAAAGAGCAAATTATTAAAAATATAAAAAAAACACAATCTAAAGATCGTATTTCTATAGGAATGTTTTACCTTTCTGATAGAGATGTGATCAATGAACTGATTAAAGCATCTAAGAGGAATGTGAAAATCAAACTCATATTAGATATCAATAAAGAAGCTTTTGGAAAAGAAAAACCAGGTGTACCTAATAAGCCTGTAGCAAGTGAGTTAGTTAATCGCTCAAAAGGAAATATTAAAGTGAAATGGGCGCTCAGTAACGGAGAACAGTATCACTCGAAATACTTGTTATTTGAGCAAAATGAAAATAAGAATGCTACTATGATATTAGGTTCGTCTAATCTAACGCGTAGAAACATGGGCGATTACAATTTAGAGTCAGATATCATTATTAAAGGTAAACAAACTGACGAAGCATTTGCAAAACTATCTCGAACTTTTAATGATGCATGGGATAATAAGGAACATACGATGACTGCTCAATATGATGATTTTAAAGATGAATCACTATGGAAAAGAGTCATGTATAGAATACAAGAAAAGACCGGATTATCTAGCTTTTAA
- a CDS encoding cupin domain-containing protein, whose product MNKDKWIEMLDLTPHPEGGYFKEIIKSQQTLSDDNAMYTSIYFLLEKNNISHFHRIQSDEVWYYHAGQTLTVHMIHPDGKYEQVKVGPNIEDGDVLQALVPKGVIFASTVEGDNDYALVGCMCSPGFQFEKFELFTQAHLLEQYPQHEEAIKKYAFESI is encoded by the coding sequence ATGAATAAAGATAAATGGATTGAAATGCTTGATTTAACACCACATCCAGAAGGTGGATATTTTAAAGAAATCATTAAATCACAACAAACATTAAGTGATGATAATGCTATGTATACAAGTATTTATTTCCTATTAGAGAAAAATAATATCTCTCATTTTCATAGAATACAATCAGATGAAGTTTGGTATTATCATGCTGGTCAAACATTAACCGTTCATATGATACATCCAGATGGAAAATATGAACAAGTTAAAGTAGGGCCTAATATTGAAGATGGTGATGTATTACAGGCACTCGTACCTAAAGGCGTAATATTTGCTTCAACAGTTGAAGGGGATAATGACTATGCATTAGTAGGCTGTATGTGTTCACCAGGTTTCCAATTTGAAAAGTTTGAACTGTTTACACAAGCGCACTTGCTAGAACAATATCCACAGCATGAAGAAGCTATTAAAAAGTATGCATTTGAATCTATATAA
- a CDS encoding DHA2 family efflux MFS transporter permease subunit has translation MTSTFTVAYIIIAILLWVGINAFVVKRKNTKSISKDSSDHSSVNDETQLKSKDEENIDQNKYSHIEKMEEDNKTSKTEREKTTSNDMNSVEQNQSTEEQEDTSNRGMELNEHEPINEQIKKNHVNFVYGKGISRNKILVAMMFGMFIAILNQTLLNVALPVINNEFSISASTGQWLMTGFMLVNGILIPISAFLISKYSYRRLFLIAMTLFTIGSIICALSFNFPLMMSGRVIQAVGAGILMPLGSNVFMTIFPPEKRGAAMGTLGIAFILAPAIGPTLSGWIVQNYHWNVMFYGMFAIGLIAIFISFFWFKIYQQTSKPKADVQGIIFSTLGFGMLLYGFSEAGNDGWTSVTVSGSLIIGLIFTILFVVREVRMKNPMLDMSALKYSGFTLTTLINVIVTMSLFGGMILLPIYLQNLRGFSPLDSGLLLLPGSLIMGFMGPIAGKMLDSFGIKPLALIGLTIMTIGTWELTQLNMDTPYTTILVIYIVRSFGMSFIMMPIMTAGMNSLPQRLIPHGNAISNTVRQLAGSIGTAILVTVMTQNTTSHLANMSDNLDSTNPMIQEQVKALSESVGGEQAGTSALLEYFNKLATVQGINDAFWIATLFSVIALILSLFLKDKSHYLSNE, from the coding sequence ATGACATCAACCTTTACGGTGGCTTATATAATCATTGCAATCCTTTTATGGGTTGGAATTAACGCGTTTGTAGTAAAACGTAAAAACACTAAATCAATTTCTAAAGATAGCTCAGATCATTCAAGCGTGAATGATGAGACTCAATTGAAATCTAAAGATGAAGAAAACATCGATCAAAACAAATATTCACATATTGAAAAAATGGAAGAAGATAATAAAACGTCTAAAACAGAGAGGGAAAAAACGACTTCTAACGATATGAATTCAGTAGAGCAAAATCAATCTACTGAAGAACAGGAAGATACATCTAATCGTGGTATGGAATTAAATGAGCATGAACCTATTAATGAACAAATTAAAAAAAATCATGTTAACTTCGTATACGGAAAAGGTATCTCAAGAAATAAAATATTAGTTGCAATGATGTTCGGTATGTTTATAGCAATATTAAACCAAACGCTATTAAACGTTGCATTGCCTGTTATTAATAATGAATTTAGTATCTCAGCGTCTACAGGACAATGGTTAATGACTGGATTCATGTTAGTAAATGGTATTTTAATACCGATAAGTGCTTTTTTAATTAGTAAATATTCTTATAGAAGATTATTCCTAATAGCGATGACGTTATTTACAATTGGTTCTATAATATGTGCATTATCATTTAACTTCCCACTGATGATGTCAGGACGTGTTATTCAAGCAGTTGGTGCGGGTATATTAATGCCGTTAGGTTCAAATGTATTTATGACAATCTTCCCACCAGAAAAACGTGGTGCTGCAATGGGTACATTAGGTATCGCTTTTATTTTAGCACCTGCAATTGGTCCAACGTTATCAGGTTGGATTGTTCAAAACTATCATTGGAACGTTATGTTCTACGGTATGTTTGCTATAGGTCTAATAGCGATATTTATTAGTTTCTTTTGGTTTAAAATTTACCAACAAACATCTAAACCGAAAGCTGACGTTCAAGGTATTATATTCAGTACTTTAGGATTTGGCATGTTATTATATGGATTTAGTGAAGCAGGTAATGATGGATGGACGTCTGTGACAGTTTCAGGATCATTAATTATCGGTCTAATCTTTACGATATTATTTGTTGTTCGTGAAGTTAGAATGAAAAATCCAATGCTTGATATGTCAGCACTTAAATATTCAGGATTTACGTTAACAACGTTAATCAATGTAATTGTAACAATGAGTTTATTCGGTGGTATGATCTTACTACCAATCTACTTACAAAATTTACGTGGATTCTCCCCATTAGATTCAGGTCTATTGTTATTGCCTGGTTCATTAATTATGGGATTCATGGGTCCTATTGCTGGTAAAATGCTAGATTCATTTGGTATTAAACCACTTGCTTTAATTGGTTTAACAATCATGACAATTGGAACATGGGAATTAACACAATTAAATATGGATACACCATATACAACAATTTTAGTTATATATATCGTGCGTTCATTCGGTATGAGTTTTATCATGATGCCAATCATGACTGCAGGTATGAATTCATTACCTCAAAGACTTATTCCACATGGTAATGCGATTAGTAACACAGTGAGACAGTTAGCAGGATCAATTGGTACAGCAATACTTGTAACAGTGATGACGCAAAATACAACTTCTCATTTAGCTAATATGTCAGATAACCTGGATTCAACTAATCCTATGATTCAAGAACAAGTTAAAGCACTTTCTGAATCAGTTGGAGGAGAACAAGCAGGAACATCTGCACTTTTAGAATATTTTAATAAATTAGCAACAGTTCAAGGTATCAATGATGCTTTCTGGATTGCCACAT